In Devosia sp. XK-2, one DNA window encodes the following:
- a CDS encoding Wzz/FepE/Etk N-terminal domain-containing protein produces the protein MEDSEIDIRSILGLLRRRLTLIIATTVLVVGAAATIAFTLTPLYSASALVMVDPSAKNILDDSAMSGASAAADNARIDSEVELARSDNILIKVIQREQLLSDKEFGVSIGLTARLLSFLGVPIPDLPTGEEALNQSLGKLRNAVSVQRRGLTYLISIQVRSEDPQKAARLANALAEVYIQDQLSSKVSSAMASLSVIQSRLEQARGAIVSSETSYDQFIADNIEAITRDSGRSDLANMQSQIAALEDARQQSSSLASSVQSAIADNDINAIVANLQSDAVSALEAQRERIQQDLSGQSGTAADVDLQAELSRIEQSILETASSEVSDLQDEIQQAQDQAATLRQTLRSEVIGSELSADTLTQIFQLQQNAELARRQYQTLLSRAQDLEAQANLQMADSRIASTALTPNNASFPNTRLILVLAALAGLGLGVALAFLYENLIGGFISDEQVANVLKRPVAAVVPRQQNKAESKSLADLVVTAPLSIFAEAIRRARAALDQDIGRSASRGAPEERGRVLMVTSTNPNEGKTTLALAIARSAAMSGQAVLLIDCDLRKPSVHRHLSVESDTGLQELLQSDEADFMKSFPKILVRDPLSTASIIVGSRRSNVPTDQLLANPNFQRLIKAARRSFDYIVLDTPPVGPVVDGLYICRHSDAIAYVVKWASTAQSDVKKNIAALAKAAGEDTPLMVTLSQQEQSRSEYYKKYGGYYSYGD, from the coding sequence ATGGAAGATAGCGAAATCGATATCCGCAGTATCCTTGGATTGCTACGGCGGCGCCTGACGCTGATCATCGCAACCACGGTGCTGGTCGTGGGTGCTGCGGCCACAATCGCATTTACACTGACCCCTCTCTATTCCGCCTCCGCGCTGGTGATGGTGGACCCCTCGGCCAAGAACATTCTGGATGACAGCGCCATGTCCGGCGCAAGTGCCGCCGCGGACAATGCCAGGATCGACAGCGAAGTCGAACTTGCGCGCTCGGACAATATCCTGATCAAGGTCATTCAGCGCGAGCAATTGCTGTCCGATAAGGAATTCGGGGTTTCGATCGGCCTGACCGCTCGCCTGCTCTCCTTCCTCGGCGTGCCGATACCCGATCTGCCGACCGGTGAGGAGGCCTTGAACCAGTCCCTGGGCAAGCTGCGCAATGCCGTATCCGTGCAAAGGCGCGGACTGACCTATCTCATTTCTATTCAGGTCCGGTCCGAAGACCCGCAAAAGGCAGCCCGTTTGGCCAATGCCCTGGCAGAAGTCTACATCCAGGACCAGTTGTCTTCGAAAGTTTCCAGTGCCATGGCGTCGCTCTCGGTCATCCAAAGCCGGCTGGAACAGGCCCGCGGCGCGATCGTGAGCTCGGAAACGTCCTACGATCAGTTCATCGCCGACAATATCGAGGCGATTACGCGCGATAGCGGCCGTAGTGATCTTGCAAACATGCAAAGCCAGATCGCGGCCCTGGAAGATGCTCGTCAGCAATCCTCATCCCTGGCAAGCTCAGTCCAAAGCGCCATTGCCGACAATGATATCAATGCCATCGTCGCCAACCTTCAATCCGACGCCGTAAGCGCACTCGAGGCGCAGCGCGAACGCATCCAGCAGGATCTTTCCGGTCAGTCCGGCACTGCTGCGGACGTGGATCTGCAAGCCGAGCTTTCTCGCATCGAGCAATCCATTCTGGAAACCGCGAGCAGCGAGGTTTCCGACCTTCAGGACGAAATTCAGCAGGCTCAGGATCAGGCAGCAACCCTGCGTCAGACCTTGCGCTCTGAGGTTATCGGATCCGAACTCTCCGCCGACACGCTGACACAGATATTCCAGTTGCAGCAGAATGCGGAACTGGCCCGCCGGCAATACCAGACATTGTTGTCCAGGGCGCAGGATCTCGAAGCGCAGGCAAATTTGCAGATGGCCGACAGCCGGATTGCCTCTACTGCGCTCACGCCCAACAATGCGTCCTTCCCCAATACGCGCCTGATTTTGGTTCTGGCGGCCCTGGCTGGCCTTGGCCTTGGTGTGGCTCTGGCCTTCCTCTATGAAAATCTCATCGGCGGCTTCATCAGCGATGAACAGGTTGCCAATGTTCTCAAGCGGCCCGTCGCGGCCGTGGTGCCACGTCAGCAAAACAAGGCCGAGTCAAAAAGCCTTGCCGATCTCGTGGTTACCGCGCCCCTGTCGATCTTCGCCGAGGCAATTCGGCGCGCCAGGGCGGCGCTGGATCAGGATATCGGTCGGTCCGCCTCCCGAGGCGCTCCAGAGGAGCGCGGCCGGGTTTTGATGGTGACATCGACCAATCCGAACGAGGGCAAGACGACCTTGGCCCTGGCCATTGCCCGGTCGGCGGCCATGTCCGGACAAGCGGTGCTGCTTATCGATTGCGACCTGCGCAAACCGTCGGTCCACCGCCATCTCAGTGTCGAGTCCGATACCGGTCTGCAGGAATTGCTCCAGTCCGACGAAGCCGACTTCATGAAGTCATTCCCCAAGATCCTGGTGCGCGACCCGCTCTCCACCGCATCGATCATCGTCGGCTCGCGGCGCAGCAACGTGCCCACGGACCAGCTACTGGCCAATCCCAACTTCCAGCGCTTGATCAAGGCGGCCCGACGCTCCTTCGATTATATCGTCCTGGACACGCCGCCCGTCGGCCCTGTGGTGGACGGGCTCTATATCTGTCGGCATTCAGACGCGATTGCATATGTGGTGAAATGGGCCAGCACCGCGCAAAGTGATGTGAAAAAGAACATTGCAGCTCTCGCCAAAGCGGCAGGGGAGGATACCCCGCTCATGGTCACGCTCAGCCAGCAGGAGCAGTCCCGGTCCGAATATTATAAGAAATACGGCGGATACTATTCCTACGGCGATTGA
- a CDS encoding NAD kinase — MTKICVVTNETQAAEAAAARLRDRYGLVSLKEADFVVALGGDGLMLQTLHKVMDSDKPVYGMNFGSVGFLMNTFSEDTLAERLLASQRTRIYPLAMEVLDASGQRRTALAINEVSLFRSTYQAAKLQISVDGEVRLDELICDGALLSTPAGSTAYNLSAHGPILPIEAPLLALTPISPFRPRRWRGAILSNRAVVKFVAHEAQKRPVSAVADNVEFQNVLEVTVREDRSHGVTLLFDPGTSLEERVLSEQFRF, encoded by the coding sequence ATGACCAAGATCTGCGTCGTGACCAACGAGACCCAGGCCGCAGAGGCCGCAGCGGCCCGACTTCGCGACCGCTACGGCCTGGTATCCCTCAAGGAGGCGGACTTCGTCGTCGCCCTGGGCGGAGACGGGCTGATGTTGCAGACGCTCCATAAGGTCATGGATAGCGATAAGCCGGTCTACGGCATGAATTTCGGTTCGGTCGGCTTTCTGATGAACACTTTTAGCGAGGACACGCTGGCCGAGCGCCTTCTGGCAAGTCAGCGAACGCGTATCTACCCGCTCGCGATGGAAGTCCTGGACGCCTCGGGACAAAGGCGCACGGCGCTTGCCATCAACGAGGTCTCCCTTTTCCGCTCCACCTATCAGGCCGCAAAGCTTCAGATCTCGGTTGATGGCGAGGTGCGGCTGGATGAATTGATCTGCGACGGCGCGCTTCTGTCCACGCCGGCGGGCTCCACAGCCTATAATTTGTCGGCGCACGGCCCTATCCTGCCGATTGAAGCGCCATTGTTGGCCCTGACGCCAATATCTCCATTCCGGCCCCGCCGCTGGCGAGGCGCGATCCTGTCCAACCGCGCGGTCGTCAAATTCGTGGCTCACGAGGCCCAGAAACGACCAGTCAGCGCCGTTGCCGACAATGTCGAATTTCAAAATGTACTCGAAGTGACCGTCCGGGAGGACCGCTCCCATGGCGTCACCCTGCTCTTTGATCCGGGCACCAGTTTGGAAGAACGGGTTTTGAGCGAGCAGTTCCGTTTCTAG
- a CDS encoding O-antigen ligase family protein — protein sequence MNRPASGFAISLPRRAHIADQTGGRPQNGFALWALLVLLALAPLPFASARPFLWALWAVYAGAASIVFFAWQLRSGTELRVGPSQLKVPTVLVALTLLALVAQLLPLGSFPILSAEGAALTAPQISIAPGQTVLMLARQLTYALTAVLVLQVAVSDKRRPLFLHGLIAITLVYAAYGLVALRTGDTILGLPKWAYFGSITGSFVNRNSFATFLGFGAITALAHGCAAMKRQAERHRDDGLVTGIVSNVILYGAAYVFLLLVIVGTQSRMGLFATLAGSTVVILVTLVSIRRIGLLLLLAPLTLAVFAALLWLLGGGLLERIEAQRFDLNNRQLLYEQVQNLIALRPWTGFGGGTFELAFPIVHALPLSPDLVWSMAHNTYLTLWAELGLIAGSLLMLTVAYIAARLVWSLVKGTGSWTAQIAALGAIAQIAIHSTVDFSLEIPANTLMFVAIVCTGLATTTRLRTKNGRG from the coding sequence GTGAACAGGCCAGCATCCGGCTTTGCCATTTCCCTTCCCCGGCGCGCCCACATCGCCGACCAGACCGGCGGCCGGCCGCAGAACGGTTTCGCGCTCTGGGCCCTGCTCGTGCTGCTGGCGCTCGCACCCCTGCCCTTCGCCAGCGCCCGCCCCTTCCTCTGGGCGCTCTGGGCCGTTTATGCCGGCGCGGCATCGATCGTTTTCTTCGCTTGGCAGCTTCGGTCAGGCACTGAACTGCGCGTCGGCCCTTCTCAGCTCAAGGTTCCCACGGTCCTGGTTGCCCTGACCCTGCTCGCCCTGGTCGCGCAACTGCTTCCCTTGGGCTCGTTTCCTATTCTCAGTGCCGAAGGAGCGGCGCTCACAGCCCCCCAGATCAGCATAGCGCCGGGACAAACTGTTCTGATGCTGGCCCGGCAGCTGACTTATGCCCTCACTGCGGTACTGGTGCTGCAGGTTGCGGTAAGCGACAAAAGACGCCCCCTGTTTCTGCACGGTCTTATCGCCATCACTCTGGTCTACGCCGCCTATGGCCTGGTCGCGTTGCGGACCGGCGACACCATTCTGGGGCTGCCCAAATGGGCCTATTTCGGTTCGATTACCGGCAGCTTCGTCAATAGAAACTCCTTCGCCACATTTTTGGGATTCGGGGCGATCACGGCCCTCGCACATGGCTGCGCGGCGATGAAGCGTCAGGCCGAGCGTCATCGTGACGATGGGCTGGTGACCGGCATAGTCAGCAATGTCATTCTCTACGGCGCAGCCTATGTGTTCCTGCTTCTCGTGATAGTCGGAACCCAGTCGCGCATGGGCCTGTTCGCCACCCTGGCCGGATCAACCGTGGTCATCCTGGTGACGCTCGTTTCGATCCGCCGGATCGGCTTGCTGCTGCTGCTCGCGCCCCTGACCCTTGCCGTTTTTGCGGCGCTGCTCTGGCTGCTTGGCGGCGGCCTCCTAGAGCGCATCGAGGCGCAGCGCTTTGATCTGAACAACAGGCAATTGCTTTACGAGCAGGTCCAGAACCTGATTGCCCTGCGGCCCTGGACAGGGTTTGGCGGCGGAACGTTCGAACTGGCGTTCCCCATCGTACACGCCCTTCCTCTGAGCCCGGACCTGGTATGGAGCATGGCGCACAATACCTACCTGACCCTCTGGGCGGAACTGGGCCTTATTGCCGGCTCGCTTCTTATGCTCACTGTGGCCTATATCGCCGCTCGTTTGGTTTGGTCGCTGGTGAAGGGGACCGGCTCGTGGACCGCGCAAATAGCCGCGTTGGGAGCCATCGCCCAGATTGCCATTCACTCTACGGTCGATTTCAGCCTTGAAATCCCAGCCAACACGCTGATGTTCGTGGCCATCGTCTGCACCGGCCTTGCCACCACCACTAGACTGCGGACCAAGAACGGGCGCGGCTGA
- a CDS encoding exopolysaccharide biosynthesis polyprenyl glycosylphosphotransferase, giving the protein MQSKSGAEYVELDARPEAHFDVSVPAFARGNARVTWHSGLAVNWALSKSEGRPARRASLFVKRVIDIVGASVGLALLAPLMIIVALAVKLSSPGPILFRQSREGLDGRPFEALKFRSMRVDDCDVSGIAQTRENDPRVTPVGRFIRKTSIDELPQLFNVLFGDMSLVGPRPHVAGMMAGGRPYRDLVPYYGQRLAMRPGITGWAQANGLRGSTRDMGKARERIDHDIAYIQNFSIWLDMKIIAMTIAREFFTGNGE; this is encoded by the coding sequence GTGCAGTCGAAGTCTGGTGCCGAGTATGTCGAGCTGGATGCGCGCCCAGAGGCGCATTTTGACGTATCAGTTCCAGCGTTCGCCCGTGGCAATGCAAGGGTCACCTGGCATTCCGGCCTAGCCGTCAATTGGGCTCTTTCCAAGAGCGAGGGACGGCCGGCGCGGCGCGCCAGCCTCTTCGTCAAACGTGTCATCGACATTGTGGGGGCGTCGGTAGGCCTGGCCTTGCTCGCGCCGCTGATGATTATCGTTGCCCTGGCCGTCAAGCTGAGCAGCCCCGGCCCGATTTTGTTCCGGCAGTCGCGGGAAGGTCTGGATGGCCGTCCGTTTGAAGCGCTCAAGTTCAGATCGATGCGGGTCGACGATTGCGATGTGTCGGGCATTGCCCAGACGCGCGAAAATGATCCGCGGGTGACACCAGTCGGTCGCTTTATCCGCAAGACCAGCATCGATGAATTGCCGCAATTGTTCAATGTTCTGTTCGGTGACATGTCGCTGGTCGGGCCTCGTCCGCATGTTGCCGGCATGATGGCTGGCGGGCGGCCTTACCGCGATCTCGTTCCCTATTACGGTCAGCGGCTTGCGATGCGGCCGGGCATTACGGGGTGGGCCCAGGCCAATGGTCTGCGCGGTTCCACGCGTGATATGGGCAAAGCGCGCGAACGCATCGATCATGACATTGCCTATATCCAGAACTTTTCCATCTGGCTCGACATGAAGATCATCGCGATGACAATCGCCCGCGAGTTCTTCACCGGCAATGGCGAGTGA
- a CDS encoding nitroreductase: MAANPVLREYLLARRSVGLAFLRDPGPDESELEDILTIATRVPDHGKLAPWRLIIFAGEDRTRVGRGLADIALANNPGLDAESLEIERNRLLPAPLTIGVISSPQPHPKVPEFEQLLSAGNVAFNLVHAAYALGYAASWVTRWFAFDEKAAKFLGALPGERFVGFVHIGTPTIVPEDRPRPPLGSVVRRWSEVAPHHDEKG, from the coding sequence ATGGCCGCCAACCCCGTTCTGCGCGAATACCTGTTGGCACGCCGTTCGGTCGGGCTGGCTTTTTTGCGAGATCCCGGGCCTGACGAATCCGAGCTCGAGGACATTCTGACCATTGCGACAAGGGTCCCCGATCATGGCAAGCTTGCGCCGTGGCGGTTGATCATTTTTGCCGGTGAGGACAGGACGCGTGTCGGGCGGGGGCTGGCCGATATTGCGCTTGCGAACAATCCTGGCCTTGACGCGGAAAGCCTTGAAATCGAGCGCAACCGCCTTCTGCCCGCGCCGCTGACCATCGGGGTAATATCGTCGCCGCAGCCGCATCCGAAGGTGCCCGAATTTGAGCAACTGCTTTCGGCCGGCAATGTTGCGTTCAATCTGGTCCATGCCGCTTATGCCCTGGGCTATGCGGCGAGTTGGGTAACCCGGTGGTTCGCGTTCGACGAGAAGGCGGCAAAATTCCTGGGCGCATTGCCTGGCGAACGCTTTGTGGGTTTTGTCCATATCGGGACGCCGACAATCGTGCCGGAGGACCGGCCGCGCCCGCCGCTCGGATCAGTCGTGAGGCGGTGGAGCGAGGTCGCGCCTCACCATGACGAGAAGGGTTAA
- a CDS encoding transglutaminase-like cysteine peptidase translates to MNTKFSFKMAGLALAITVASIGGAAAYSKYDVESYRPSMQVAAITPLSMQFFCAKNRNECRGGGSGQVTMTPDLMAMLKQVNVHVNRSIKPKVDKADVWTLNPSEGDCEDYVLSKRSMLMRHGVSAGSLRIAYTHTRRGEPHAVLVVRTSEGDYVLDNLTNSVKTVRASGYNIRSISNANPMNWSAG, encoded by the coding sequence ATGAATACCAAGTTTTCTTTCAAGATGGCGGGCTTGGCGCTCGCAATCACCGTCGCCTCGATCGGCGGCGCCGCGGCCTATAGCAAGTACGACGTCGAGAGCTATCGCCCCTCGATGCAGGTGGCCGCGATCACACCCTTGTCGATGCAGTTCTTCTGCGCGAAGAACCGGAATGAATGCCGCGGCGGCGGAAGCGGCCAGGTGACCATGACCCCGGATCTCATGGCCATGCTCAAGCAGGTGAACGTACACGTCAATCGCTCGATCAAGCCCAAGGTCGACAAGGCCGATGTCTGGACGCTCAATCCGTCCGAGGGCGATTGTGAAGACTACGTCCTGAGCAAGCGCAGCATGTTGATGCGCCACGGCGTCTCGGCCGGGTCGCTGCGGATTGCCTATACGCATACCCGCCGCGGCGAACCGCATGCCGTTCTGGTGGTCCGGACGAGCGAGGGCGACTACGTGCTCGATAATCTGACCAATAGCGTCAAGACGGTGCGCGCCTCGGGCTACAACATCCGGTCCATCTCGAATGCCAATCCGATGAACTGGTCCGCGGGCTAG
- a CDS encoding polysaccharide pyruvyl transferase family protein gives MQTSSAPRVALVSGFWGQNIGNAFFNVGGHWILRQIFGEDNVAFIQDQPGYRTFHKQETGNPHNDVELLRFLDVDYIVMQGPLMTVSFEKLWRPTLEALTARGTRIILLGAAFFKYTEAEFTAVKKFLAEFKPVVISTRDSRSYEVLKGWETGIPLYDGMDSAFFVPKAYKPFDFAVDRYLALNFDRFPEPDIKLSATRDETATHAFEHRGKWWNLHVPKLQDYFSHKGKAVAYFGHLLDRRKLPTEVDGLMVLRPEHRVNPHMTRKIYQHPNAVASDEPWTYFNIYANSEFVLADRVHACVAALAYGREAMLFTPSPRQALFARVGATDIRSRPVKLDMDWLEEERVKEVEWLKGRLE, from the coding sequence ATGCAAACGTCTTCCGCCCCGCGCGTCGCGCTCGTCTCCGGTTTCTGGGGGCAGAATATCGGCAATGCCTTTTTCAATGTCGGTGGACACTGGATCCTGCGCCAGATTTTCGGCGAGGATAATGTCGCCTTCATCCAGGACCAGCCCGGCTACCGCACCTTCCACAAACAGGAAACCGGCAATCCGCACAACGATGTCGAGCTGCTGCGCTTCCTCGATGTCGACTATATCGTCATGCAGGGCCCCCTCATGACGGTGTCGTTCGAAAAGCTCTGGCGTCCGACGCTGGAGGCGCTGACGGCTCGTGGCACCAGGATCATTCTGCTCGGCGCGGCCTTTTTCAAATATACCGAAGCCGAATTCACCGCCGTCAAGAAATTCCTGGCCGAGTTCAAGCCGGTGGTCATCAGCACGCGTGACAGCCGCTCCTATGAAGTGCTCAAGGGCTGGGAGACCGGTATCCCGCTTTATGACGGCATGGACAGCGCCTTTTTCGTGCCCAAGGCCTATAAGCCCTTCGATTTCGCCGTCGACCGCTATCTGGCACTCAATTTCGACCGTTTCCCCGAGCCCGATATCAAGCTCTCGGCCACCCGCGATGAGACGGCGACCCACGCCTTTGAACATCGCGGCAAGTGGTGGAACCTGCATGTGCCCAAATTGCAGGACTATTTCTCGCATAAGGGCAAGGCCGTGGCCTATTTCGGGCACCTGCTCGACCGGCGCAAATTGCCCACCGAGGTCGATGGCCTCATGGTCCTGCGCCCCGAGCACCGGGTCAATCCGCATATGACCCGCAAGATTTACCAGCATCCCAATGCCGTTGCCTCTGACGAGCCCTGGACCTATTTCAACATTTACGCCAATTCCGAATTCGTCCTGGCCGACCGCGTCCACGCCTGCGTCGCCGCGCTCGCCTATGGCCGCGAGGCCATGCTCTTCACCCCATCGCCCCGCCAGGCCCTCTTCGCCCGCGTCGGCGCCACCGACATCCGCAGCCGTCCGGTCAAGCTGGATATGGATTGGCTGGAAGAAGAGCGGGTGAAGGAGGTGGAGTGGTTGAAGGGGAGGCTGGAATAG
- a CDS encoding metallophosphoesterase family protein, with product MRDLLRRILGIGGTGDAPDVASRHLNLEFLPSAIYAIGDVHGCLKELRALERKIVDDAASVEGRKLLVMLGDYVDRGPESAGVLDHLLAPPPADFDRLCLMGNHEIMAASFLDNPNPRSDWLQFGGSETLQSYGLPLDIFGSRKQANLRQLIDAYIPQDHIEFLRDRPWTLSAPGWLFVHAGLRPGVPLHRQSPNDLFWIRDEFFAAPALDGSCIVHGHTPGPEPVVTPARICVDTGAFATGRLTALKITPDAAPALLYSD from the coding sequence ATGCGTGACCTTTTGCGGAGAATTCTGGGTATTGGCGGAACCGGAGACGCGCCGGACGTGGCGAGCCGGCACCTGAACCTGGAATTTCTGCCCTCGGCCATCTACGCCATCGGCGATGTGCATGGATGTCTCAAGGAACTCCGGGCGCTGGAGCGCAAGATCGTCGACGACGCTGCATCTGTTGAGGGGCGGAAGCTTCTGGTCATGCTCGGCGACTATGTGGATCGCGGGCCCGAATCCGCTGGTGTCCTCGACCACCTCTTGGCTCCACCCCCTGCCGATTTCGATCGCCTATGCCTGATGGGCAATCATGAGATCATGGCGGCCAGCTTCCTCGATAACCCAAATCCCCGCTCGGACTGGCTTCAATTCGGCGGCAGCGAAACGCTTCAGTCCTATGGCCTACCACTCGACATATTCGGGTCGCGAAAACAGGCCAATTTGCGCCAGCTGATCGATGCCTATATTCCGCAGGATCATATCGAATTCCTGCGCGACCGTCCCTGGACGCTGAGCGCCCCGGGATGGCTCTTCGTTCATGCCGGACTGCGCCCCGGCGTCCCCCTGCATCGGCAGAGCCCGAACGACCTGTTCTGGATACGAGATGAGTTTTTTGCGGCGCCGGCATTGGACGGTTCATGTATCGTTCATGGTCACACGCCTGGACCCGAGCCCGTCGTGACCCCCGCCCGCATCTGCGTCGATACCGGCGCCTTTGCAACGGGACGACTGACCGCCCTGAAGATCACGCCAGACGCCGCCCCGGCCCTGCTTTACTCGGACTGA
- a CDS encoding transglycosylase SLT domain-containing protein, with protein sequence MGVQSVSISQSLARVLNAAGNRSGVDFGYLLQTAMRESSLNPEARASTSSAVGLFQFLEGTWLQVMKEQGPRLGYQDYAEAISRSPDGDYVVADPAKRSEILSLRENPEIASDLAAAFTRENGEYLRSAFGRMPSAGELYIAHFLGAQGAEKMFRAGLENPDQVAASLFPRQAAANRAIFYDRQGEARTIREVYRVLVAKHEASGSSQFAVQQMAGESAPAARPAEPPLPSRFSTENMSFTGLFKTEPDGAFEAEQAGAAFFTQLYNK encoded by the coding sequence ATGGGCGTGCAGTCCGTTTCCATCTCGCAGAGCCTAGCCAGGGTGCTTAATGCGGCCGGCAATCGCAGTGGGGTGGACTTTGGCTATCTACTGCAGACAGCGATGCGGGAGAGCAGCCTTAACCCTGAGGCGCGGGCAAGCACATCTTCGGCCGTTGGACTGTTTCAGTTCCTCGAGGGTACATGGCTGCAGGTGATGAAGGAGCAGGGGCCTCGTTTAGGGTACCAGGACTATGCGGAGGCGATCTCGCGGAGCCCTGATGGCGACTATGTCGTTGCCGATCCGGCTAAACGCTCGGAAATACTCAGCTTGCGCGAAAATCCGGAAATTGCCTCCGATCTGGCCGCCGCCTTTACGCGAGAAAATGGCGAGTATTTGCGGTCTGCCTTTGGTCGTATGCCCAGTGCAGGCGAACTCTATATTGCCCATTTTCTTGGCGCCCAAGGTGCAGAGAAAATGTTCAGGGCGGGCCTGGAAAATCCCGACCAAGTGGCGGCGTCGCTGTTTCCGCGGCAAGCCGCGGCGAACAGGGCCATTTTCTATGATCGCCAGGGCGAGGCGCGGACCATAAGAGAGGTCTATCGAGTGCTTGTGGCCAAGCACGAGGCGTCCGGAAGTTCTCAATTTGCGGTTCAGCAGATGGCTGGTGAGAGTGCTCCGGCGGCGCGCCCAGCCGAGCCGCCACTGCCGTCTCGGTTCTCGACGGAAAACATGTCGTTTACCGGTTTGTTCAAGACCGAGCCGGACGGTGCATTTGAAGCGGAGCAGGCGGGCGCCGCCTTTTTTACGCAGCTCTACAACAAATAG
- a CDS encoding DUF2336 domain-containing protein, producing MIGYEAFAELSQSYDSDERGQAAHMAALAYLDHDGPADEHAALYAALIGFLDDTSVKVRAALAYGLLHSPRAPRPIILSLLQDSAVISRAVLQYSPVLVDADLLPLAAGGNPMVLTAISQRGVVSAKLASALLVHGDRGLVLRLLRRREIALADELLCRLAREWGGDAQMRGALLGRDDLPGAARLLLVGKVAESLKATRIVKGALGQDRLNRVVRNSTDSALAAIGDTGGEAARLNFVGQLVAQDLINTRLLLHAVVTGRVMFFAACIGELADTGSRKVLTLLESGSRAALLALFARCGLSKAAGGLLARIVIQARMADLADDVSARHYVITVLTEELLAEFGGNIPDELLECFSYLNEQNIALARQAARGVVAAFAKTANASLKLPSAPDVPHLQLPAA from the coding sequence ATGATCGGCTATGAGGCTTTCGCGGAACTATCGCAGTCGTATGACAGCGACGAACGGGGCCAAGCCGCACATATGGCGGCGCTTGCCTATCTTGACCATGATGGCCCCGCCGACGAGCATGCAGCCCTTTATGCGGCGCTGATTGGGTTTCTGGACGACACGTCGGTCAAGGTTCGCGCGGCTCTGGCCTACGGTTTGCTGCATTCGCCCCGGGCCCCCCGGCCCATAATCCTGTCGTTGCTGCAAGACAGCGCGGTGATATCGAGGGCCGTGCTGCAATATTCGCCGGTTCTCGTGGACGCCGACCTCCTGCCTCTGGCCGCAGGTGGCAATCCAATGGTGCTGACCGCAATTTCCCAACGTGGCGTTGTGAGCGCGAAGCTGGCCTCAGCCCTGCTTGTGCATGGCGATCGTGGCCTGGTGCTGCGTCTGCTGCGGCGGCGAGAGATAGCACTGGCCGATGAGTTGCTGTGCCGGCTGGCGCGGGAATGGGGCGGCGATGCGCAAATGCGTGGCGCCTTGCTGGGGCGAGACGACCTGCCAGGAGCGGCGCGCCTACTGCTTGTCGGGAAGGTCGCTGAGAGCCTTAAGGCGACCAGGATCGTGAAGGGGGCTCTCGGCCAGGACAGGTTGAATAGAGTCGTGCGGAACAGCACGGATTCGGCGCTCGCGGCCATAGGTGACACCGGAGGCGAGGCGGCCAGACTTAATTTTGTGGGGCAATTGGTGGCCCAAGACCTGATCAATACGCGTCTGCTTTTGCATGCGGTGGTGACCGGCCGGGTCATGTTCTTTGCTGCCTGCATCGGGGAATTGGCCGATACCGGCAGCCGGAAGGTCCTTACCCTGCTCGAAAGCGGAAGTCGGGCGGCATTGCTTGCTCTATTTGCCCGTTGCGGTCTCTCCAAAGCGGCCGGTGGCTTGTTGGCGCGAATAGTCATTCAAGCCCGTATGGCGGACCTAGCGGACGACGTGTCGGCGCGGCACTACGTGATCACCGTCTTGACCGAGGAATTGCTCGCCGAGTTCGGAGGCAACATTCCCGATGAATTGCTGGAGTGCTTCAGCTATCTCAATGAGCAGAATATCGCCCTGGCGCGGCAGGCCGCGCGCGGGGTGGTGGCGGCCTTCGCCAAGACCGCCAATGCGAGCTTGAAACTGCCCAGCGCGCCGGACGTGCCGCATTTGCAATTGCCCGCCGCTTAG